In one window of Leptospira sp. GIMC2001 DNA:
- a CDS encoding helix-turn-helix domain-containing protein: protein MKTITSKTTSFKSILDKELKNKRVKKEYDALEKDFTLAKEIITLRKSMNLTQKELADKIGTSQPAIARVESGSYKNVSLTFLNKLAEALNAEPIIHFKRKKVS from the coding sequence ATGAAAACAATCACAAGTAAGACAACATCATTTAAATCTATTTTGGATAAAGAATTAAAGAATAAAAGAGTCAAAAAAGAATATGATGCGCTAGAAAAGGATTTTACCTTAGCGAAAGAAATCATAACTCTAAGAAAGTCTATGAATTTAACTCAGAAAGAACTAGCCGATAAAATAGGGACATCGCAACCAGCGATTGCGAGAGTTGAATCTGGTAGTTACAAGAATGTTTCGCTTACTTTCTTAAATAAACTGGCAGAAGCACTTAATGCGGAACCTATAATACATTTTAAAAGAAAAAAGGTATCATGA
- a CDS encoding HEPN domain-containing protein gives MHAKSDLLLSKIGDRNEILLNQLCFHAQQSAEKSLKAVLILLKIEFEFTHNIKRLISFLPSQVVIPAFFNELTILTDYAVSTRYPGDYEEIEENEYKRATYLAEQTYDWAVEIVKGIK, from the coding sequence ATTCATGCAAAAAGCGATCTTTTACTCTCTAAAATTGGTGATAGAAATGAAATTTTGCTCAATCAATTATGTTTTCATGCTCAACAATCAGCAGAAAAATCACTTAAGGCTGTATTGATTTTATTGAAAATCGAATTTGAATTTACACATAATATTAAGAGATTAATATCATTTCTTCCATCTCAAGTTGTTATTCCTGCTTTCTTTAATGAACTTACTATTCTTACTGATTATGCAGTTTCTACACGATATCCAGGCGACTATGAGGAAATTGAAGAAAATGAATACAAACGCGCAACATACCTAGCTGAACAAACTTACGATTGGGCTGTCGAAATTGTGAAAGGTATTAAATAA
- a CDS encoding type II toxin-antitoxin system RelE/ParE family toxin, whose product MDEAKEFLLSLEAKLKAKSLRTIELLEELGIELREPFSKKISGKKDLFELRIKHGSNICRFFYFFTQGKIIILTSGFIKKQTKTDADQITKANTLMRQYKNENNHK is encoded by the coding sequence ATGGATGAAGCGAAAGAATTTTTATTATCGCTAGAAGCTAAATTGAAAGCAAAATCATTGCGAACGATTGAATTATTGGAAGAGCTAGGAATTGAACTTCGTGAGCCTTTTTCGAAAAAGATTTCGGGTAAGAAAGATTTGTTCGAACTAAGAATAAAACATGGATCGAACATCTGTAGGTTTTTTTATTTTTTTACCCAAGGAAAGATTATAATTTTGACATCTGGATTTATAAAAAAACAAACAAAAACCGATGCTGATCAAATCACAAAGGCCAATACTTTAATGAGGCAATATAAAAATGAAAACAATCACAAGTAA
- a CDS encoding RDD family protein, which yields MKLLLRKILGLLTVTLGFYILYIIPNLFKELNSFEENYFLLSTIPVILIATGFRIALFKKVTEDDYKIYGSLYRRFSAFLIDCIIYSGLFILIYYFLTNYYILLIALTMPITPFVTLFFLIKFEATPGKMLLGLKVLNDNFQKLSLKQAILRTIIDILFGIILTIGYLHAMYELNMNIFDVLNFDNYFDELKRNFSAVYKFFDSLNYFWLLSEFIVMNFNLKKKAIHDYLANSVVVNVDQFKK from the coding sequence ATGAAATTATTACTTAGAAAAATTTTAGGATTGTTAACAGTTACCCTTGGATTTTATATACTATATATTATCCCAAATTTATTTAAAGAATTAAATAGTTTTGAAGAAAATTATTTTTTGTTGTCTACAATTCCAGTAATTCTTATAGCAACAGGATTTAGGATTGCTTTATTTAAAAAAGTTACGGAAGATGATTATAAAATTTATGGTAGTTTATACAGAAGATTTTCAGCCTTCTTAATTGATTGCATAATTTATTCAGGTCTTTTTATTTTAATTTACTATTTTTTAACTAATTACTATATTCTATTAATTGCATTAACAATGCCAATTACTCCCTTTGTAACACTATTCTTTTTAATTAAATTTGAAGCTACACCTGGAAAAATGCTCTTAGGTTTGAAAGTTTTGAACGATAATTTTCAAAAATTATCATTGAAACAAGCGATACTTAGAACAATAATTGATATTCTTTTTGGAATAATATTAACAATCGGTTATTTGCATGCCATGTATGAATTAAATATGAATATATTTGATGTTTTAAATTTCGATAACTACTTTGATGAATTGAAGAGAAATTTTAGTGCAGTATATAAATTTTTCGATTCTTTAAATTACTTTTGGTTGCTGAGTGAATTTATTGTTATGAATTTTAATCTCAAGAAAAAAGCGATTCATGATTACCTTGCGAATTCAGTTGTTGTAAATGTTGATCAATTTAAAAAATGA
- a CDS encoding suppressor of fused domain protein: MLRTLAHFPHDNKTWLASGHTLPNGNPPEYIFENSPELTTFLLLDPLISSDRSIDINIAGNPLQLLWVLPISDAECKFKLEKGTDGFLDILEKNKHPFIFEGNRKSYI; encoded by the coding sequence ATATTACGAACTCTTGCGCACTTTCCACATGATAACAAGACCTGGCTCGCATCAGGTCACACATTGCCAAATGGAAATCCTCCTGAATATATTTTCGAAAATTCTCCTGAGCTAACTACATTTCTACTTCTTGATCCCTTAATTAGTTCTGATCGAAGTATCGATATAAATATTGCAGGTAACCCATTACAATTGCTCTGGGTATTACCTATCTCTGATGCAGAATGTAAATTTAAATTAGAAAAAGGCACTGACGGTTTCCTAGATATTTTAGAAAAAAACAAACATCCATTTATCTTTGAAGGAAATCGGAAGAGTTATATTTAG
- a CDS encoding nucleotidyltransferase domain-containing protein, which translates to MNEELNKLKAQIVLLVKPLKIILFGSRAKGNFNQNSDFDILIVMPDGTNKRQTAQFLYQRIDNINISYDFVVVTEDTLQKYSKDHHLIYFHALRDGIELYAA; encoded by the coding sequence ATGAATGAAGAATTAAATAAACTAAAGGCTCAAATTGTTTTACTTGTGAAGCCTCTTAAAATAATTCTTTTTGGATCTCGTGCGAAAGGAAATTTTAATCAGAATAGTGATTTTGATATTCTGATTGTAATGCCTGATGGAACAAATAAGAGACAAACAGCTCAATTCTTATATCAGAGAATTGATAATATTAATATTTCGTATGATTTCGTTGTCGTTACCGAAGACACTTTGCAAAAATATTCTAAAGATCATCACTTAATTTATTTTCACGCTCTAAGAGATGGAATAGAATTGTATGCCGCTTGA